Proteins encoded in a region of the Atopobium sp. oral taxon 416 genome:
- the ygeW gene encoding knotted carbamoyltransferase YgeW, whose translation MDAQLKKLLDQLQTLDYSKMYNDDFLHTWDKTTDELKALYLVADALRNLRERNISTRIFQSGLAVSNFRDNSTRTRFSFASGSNLLGLQLQDLDEAKSQIAHGETVRETATMISFMADVIGIRDDKFIGEGDEYMQKVADSVDQSWRGGILDHRPTLVSLQSDSDHPTQSSADILHLIHEFGGIENLKGKKVAVTWAYSPSYGKPLSCPQSLITLLPRFGMDVTLAYPEGYDLMPDLVQKGKDYSAETASTFKISHDMGEAFEGADVVIPKSWAAYAGMEQRTELYSEGDTKGIDELEKKLLAENAAHKDWCCTTDLMKKTAHGSDTIYMHPLPADINVVSCEHGEVENDVFDSHRVGLYQEASNKPYAVAAMIFLQKVKDPVATLAALEEADTRRWYQL comes from the coding sequence ATGGACGCACAGTTAAAGAAGCTTCTCGATCAGCTTCAGACGCTTGATTACTCAAAGATGTACAACGACGACTTCCTGCACACGTGGGACAAAACCACCGACGAGCTCAAGGCGCTCTATCTCGTGGCTGACGCGCTGCGTAACCTCCGTGAGCGTAACATCTCCACGCGCATCTTCCAGTCAGGCCTCGCGGTCTCCAACTTCCGCGACAACTCCACCCGTACCCGATTCTCCTTCGCTTCCGGCTCCAACCTGTTGGGCCTCCAGCTTCAGGACCTCGACGAGGCTAAGTCCCAGATCGCCCACGGCGAGACCGTCCGTGAGACCGCTACCATGATCTCCTTCATGGCTGACGTTATCGGCATCCGCGATGACAAGTTCATCGGCGAGGGCGACGAGTACATGCAGAAGGTCGCCGACTCCGTCGACCAGTCCTGGAGAGGCGGTATCCTGGATCACCGTCCTACGCTTGTGAGCCTGCAGTCTGACTCTGATCATCCGACGCAGTCTTCCGCCGACATTTTGCACCTCATTCATGAGTTCGGCGGCATTGAGAACCTGAAGGGCAAGAAGGTCGCGGTCACCTGGGCCTACTCTCCTTCCTACGGAAAACCCCTTTCCTGCCCACAGTCCCTCATCACCTTGCTTCCGCGCTTCGGCATGGATGTCACCCTCGCCTATCCTGAGGGCTATGATCTGATGCCGGACCTGGTCCAGAAGGGTAAGGACTACTCCGCCGAGACCGCCTCCACCTTCAAGATCTCCCACGATATGGGCGAGGCTTTCGAGGGCGCCGACGTCGTAATCCCAAAGTCTTGGGCAGCCTATGCCGGCATGGAGCAGCGCACTGAGCTCTACTCTGAGGGTGACACCAAGGGCATCGACGAGCTCGAGAAGAAGCTTCTGGCTGAGAATGCCGCCCACAAGGATTGGTGCTGCACCACTGATCTTATGAAGAAGACCGCCCACGGTAGCGACACGATCTATATGCATCCGCTGCCGGCAGACATCAACGTTGTCTCCTGCGAACACGGTGAGGTCGAGAACGATGTCTTCGATAGCCATCGAGTCGGTCTGTACCAGGAGGCTTCCAACAAGCCATATGCTGTCGCCGCGATGATCTTCCTGCAGAAGGTCAAGGATCCAGTTGCCACCCTTGCAGCACTCGAAGAGGCTGACACCCGCCGCTGGTATCAGCTCTAA
- a CDS encoding YgeY family selenium metabolism-linked hydrolase — translation MKKLNYDRIKKVANDYNADMTAFLRKMISYPSESCHEGEVVACIKAEMGKLGFDEVKVDGLGNVMGFMGNGDKIIAIDGHIDTVGIGNRDNWKFDPYRGFEDDQLIGGRGSSDQEGGIASAVYAAKMMKDMDLIPQGYKIMVVGSVQEEDCDGMCWQYIYNKDNIKPEFVISTEPTDGGIYRGHRGRMEIRVDVKGTSCHGSAPERGDNAIYKMADIINDVRALNNDGASESTQIRGLVKMLDSKYNPNHYKDARFLGRGTCTVSQIFYTSPSRCAVADSCAISIDRRMTAGETYQSCLKEIEDLPAVKRYGDDVKVSMYMYNRPSWKGAVYETEAYFPTWINKESAPHVKALVDAHKALFGDKRIGCPKSMDKREGRPLCDKWTFSTNCVSIQGRYGIPCVGFGPGAESQAHAPNEVTYKQDLSSCAALYVAAVNLYDPSKANVDDATEYRGTLTGNDIK, via the coding sequence ATGAAGAAGCTCAATTACGACAGGATCAAGAAGGTCGCAAACGACTATAACGCTGATATGACTGCTTTTCTGCGTAAGATGATCTCATACCCTAGCGAGTCTTGCCACGAGGGTGAGGTTGTTGCTTGCATCAAAGCTGAGATGGGAAAGCTTGGCTTTGATGAGGTCAAGGTCGATGGCCTAGGCAACGTAATGGGCTTCATGGGCAACGGGGACAAGATCATAGCAATCGATGGCCATATCGACACCGTCGGCATCGGCAACCGCGACAACTGGAAGTTCGACCCGTACAGGGGCTTCGAGGATGACCAGCTGATCGGCGGCCGCGGTAGCTCCGACCAGGAGGGCGGTATCGCCTCCGCAGTCTATGCTGCAAAGATGATGAAGGATATGGACCTCATCCCTCAGGGCTACAAGATCATGGTCGTCGGCTCCGTCCAGGAAGAGGACTGCGACGGCATGTGCTGGCAGTACATCTACAATAAGGACAACATCAAGCCAGAGTTCGTTATCTCCACTGAGCCAACCGACGGTGGCATCTACCGTGGTCACCGTGGCCGTATGGAGATCCGCGTCGACGTTAAAGGCACCTCTTGCCATGGCTCCGCTCCTGAGCGCGGCGACAACGCAATCTACAAGATGGCTGATATTATCAACGATGTCCGTGCTCTCAACAACGACGGCGCTTCCGAGTCCACCCAGATCCGTGGCCTCGTGAAGATGCTCGACTCGAAGTACAACCCGAATCACTACAAGGACGCACGCTTCCTGGGCCGTGGAACCTGCACCGTCTCCCAGATCTTCTACACCAGTCCAAGCCGCTGCGCGGTTGCTGACTCCTGCGCCATCTCTATCGACCGCCGCATGACCGCAGGCGAGACCTATCAGAGCTGCCTCAAGGAGATTGAGGACCTTCCGGCCGTCAAGAGATACGGTGACGACGTGAAGGTCTCCATGTATATGTACAACCGTCCGAGCTGGAAGGGCGCTGTCTACGAGACCGAGGCCTACTTCCCGACCTGGATCAACAAAGAGAGCGCTCCGCACGTCAAGGCGCTCGTCGACGCCCACAAGGCACTCTTCGGCGACAAGCGTATCGGCTGCCCGAAGTCCATGGACAAGCGTGAAGGCAGACCTCTCTGCGACAAGTGGACCTTCTCCACGAACTGTGTCTCCATCCAGGGCCGCTACGGTATCCCCTGCGTCGGCTTCGGCCCGGGCGCGGAGTCTCAGGCACATGCGCCTAACGAGGTCACCTACAAGCAGGACCTTTCCTCCTGCGCAGCCCTCTACGTGGCAGCGGTCAACCTGTACGACCCAAGCAAGGCTAATGTGGACGACGCCACTGAGTACCGTGGAACCCTCACCGGCAACGATATCAAATAG
- the amrA gene encoding AmmeMemoRadiSam system protein A, producing the protein MSIIAAFAVPHPPLIIPAVGRGEEKGISETVKAYNKVGKQIAELKPETIVISSPHTTMYRDYNHISPGKDAHGSFSQFGAPEASFWVNYDEEFTTALNAYAHKHQLSAGTAYEREPALDHATMIPLYFIQKYYTDFKAVRIGLSGLSPAEHYKLGMAVQAVSNQLGRRTVYVASGDLSHKLKSSGPYGYAPEGPEFDKKIEEIFSTGNFLDLLTMDRSFADRAAECGLRSFQIMAGALDGIPVKATLMSHEGPFGVGYGVASFIPTGKGPDESRQFLKTYERFHEQKLEGFKAREDPLVALARKALETYVTTHRGVRLPADLPSELTQTRAGCFVSLKEDGELRGCIGTIAPTRDNLAEEICSNAVSAGTRDPRFPSVRPEELPELVYSVDVLQTPERIESAQELDPKKYGVIVSTPDGRRGLLLPDLDGVDTAEQQISIAARKGNINPHDPDIYLERFEVVRHH; encoded by the coding sequence ATGAGTATCATTGCAGCATTTGCAGTCCCCCATCCACCCCTGATCATCCCGGCGGTCGGTCGTGGTGAGGAGAAGGGGATTTCCGAAACCGTTAAAGCCTACAACAAGGTAGGCAAGCAGATTGCGGAGCTGAAACCTGAGACGATCGTGATCTCCTCTCCGCACACGACGATGTATCGCGACTACAACCACATCTCCCCCGGCAAGGATGCCCACGGGTCCTTCTCCCAGTTTGGGGCGCCTGAAGCCTCCTTCTGGGTCAACTACGACGAAGAGTTCACCACAGCCCTCAACGCCTACGCACACAAGCATCAGCTCTCTGCGGGTACAGCCTATGAGCGGGAACCGGCGCTCGACCATGCGACGATGATCCCGCTGTACTTCATTCAGAAGTACTATACCGATTTCAAGGCGGTCCGCATCGGACTCTCCGGTCTTTCCCCGGCCGAGCACTACAAGCTGGGCATGGCGGTACAAGCGGTATCCAATCAACTAGGACGACGCACCGTCTATGTGGCCTCCGGCGACCTCTCCCACAAGCTGAAGAGCTCCGGACCCTATGGCTATGCCCCGGAAGGGCCTGAGTTCGACAAGAAGATCGAAGAGATCTTCTCTACCGGTAACTTCCTCGACCTGCTGACGATGGATCGGAGCTTCGCAGATCGCGCCGCAGAGTGTGGCCTCCGGAGCTTCCAAATCATGGCAGGCGCCTTGGACGGCATCCCGGTCAAAGCCACACTGATGTCCCATGAGGGGCCGTTCGGCGTGGGCTACGGCGTCGCCTCTTTCATCCCCACTGGGAAGGGGCCGGATGAATCCCGCCAGTTCCTCAAGACCTACGAGCGGTTTCACGAACAGAAGCTCGAAGGCTTCAAAGCGAGGGAGGACCCACTCGTTGCTCTGGCTCGTAAGGCACTGGAGACATACGTAACTACGCACCGAGGTGTCCGGCTTCCCGCAGACCTTCCCTCTGAACTCACTCAGACAAGGGCAGGCTGCTTTGTCTCCCTTAAGGAGGATGGAGAGCTCAGGGGCTGCATCGGCACCATCGCGCCGACCCGGGACAACCTCGCCGAAGAAATCTGCTCCAATGCCGTCTCTGCCGGCACCCGCGATCCCCGCTTCCCGAGCGTGAGACCCGAAGAGCTGCCTGAGCTCGTCTACAGCGTCGATGTCTTGCAGACCCCGGAGCGCATCGAAAGTGCCCAGGAGCTCGATCCAAAGAAATACGGCGTCATTGTCTCTACCCCTGACGGCAGACGCGGACTGTTGCTGCCTGACCTCGATGGCGTTGACACCGCCGAACAGCAGATCTCAATCGCTGCCAGAAAGGGCAACATCAATCCGCACGATCCCGATATATACCTCGAGCGTTTTGAAGTGGTGAGGCACCATTGA
- the arcC gene encoding carbamate kinase: MGKKIVIALGGNALGKNLPEQMVAVKHTAKAIVDLIEEGNEVVVAHGNGPQVGMIQEAMTQLTRSNPEKYIPCPLSVCVAMSQGYIGYDLQNALREEMLDRGIDRGAATVLTQVEVDENDPAFEHPTKPIGAFMTEEEAQQLVHDRGYNVVEDAGRGWRRVVASPKPQNIVEIDTIRSLVQTNHVVIACGGGGIPVYTTQGHHLKGAAAVIDKDFAAARLAEQLDADALIILTAVEKVALHFGKPNQQWLDELTPETAAKYIRDGEFAPGSMLPKVQAALQFAQSGEGRTSLITLLDKASEGIQSKTGTVVHA, from the coding sequence ATGGGAAAGAAAATTGTGATTGCCCTCGGGGGCAACGCTTTGGGCAAGAACCTGCCGGAGCAGATGGTGGCGGTCAAGCACACCGCTAAGGCGATCGTCGACCTGATCGAAGAGGGCAACGAGGTCGTCGTGGCCCATGGCAACGGCCCGCAGGTGGGCATGATCCAGGAGGCCATGACTCAGCTCACCCGTTCCAACCCTGAGAAATACATCCCCTGCCCACTGTCGGTGTGCGTCGCAATGAGCCAGGGCTATATCGGCTACGACCTGCAGAACGCGCTGCGCGAGGAGATGCTCGACCGCGGCATCGATCGCGGCGCTGCAACCGTGCTGACCCAGGTTGAGGTCGACGAGAACGATCCGGCCTTTGAGCATCCCACGAAGCCGATCGGAGCATTCATGACAGAAGAGGAGGCTCAACAGCTCGTCCACGACCGTGGCTACAACGTCGTCGAGGACGCCGGCCGTGGTTGGCGCCGTGTGGTCGCAAGCCCGAAACCTCAGAATATCGTCGAGATCGATACGATCCGTTCCCTCGTGCAGACGAACCATGTGGTTATCGCCTGCGGTGGCGGCGGCATCCCGGTCTACACCACCCAGGGCCATCACCTCAAGGGCGCCGCCGCCGTGATCGATAAGGACTTCGCGGCAGCCCGTTTGGCCGAACAGCTCGACGCGGATGCCCTGATCATCCTGACCGCCGTTGAAAAGGTTGCGCTACACTTTGGGAAGCCGAACCAGCAGTGGCTCGATGAGCTCACCCCTGAGACGGCTGCGAAATACATCAGAGACGGAGAGTTCGCTCCCGGCTCCATGCTGCCGAAGGTCCAGGCCGCGCTGCAGTTTGCGCAGTCCGGGGAAGGCAGAACCTCCCTCATCACATTGCTCGACAAGGCGTCCGAGGGTATTCAGAGCAAGACCGGAACGGTGGTGCACGCTTAA